The genomic DNA TTACCGCTTCTTCAGTTGCGGCTACCGGGGCAATCACCTCTTCGGTGACAGCCTGTTCTTCCACAACCTGCTCCTGACGAGCAACCGGGTAGCGGATCCAGACTTTACCGGATGCCATTTCAGGAGACGCGCACGCCACGGTTAATGGCATTGGCGACTGTGTCGGGTAACGCTCATCGCGATAACGACGACGACGTTGACCGCTGACGCGCAGGTGACGCGGAGAGCGGCGTGAACGACGTGGCATACCCGCGTTATCACGGCCTTCACCGTTATCGTCTTGCTCAGCGTTGCTTTCGACGACGGCCGGCAGATCCACTTTCGCCAGTTGAGTGCCTGGTGCAGTGTCACTTGCTTCTGCAGGGATGATGACGGTCTCTTCCACCGGCAGGGCGCCTACACGCACTTTCTGTGACAGCTGGCGCTGCTTACGACGCGGCATAACCTGAGTACGTTCTTCCTGCTCGCTTTCCTGTTGTTCAACAGGCTCTTCGCGGTTCAGGTTTTTGACTTCCTGCTGCGCCTGGCGCTTCTCGTCGTTACGACGACGGCTACGCTCACGGCGTGGCTGCTGCTCGTCGCGCTGTTTGCTCTTCTCAGACTCATCGCCCGCCTGCTGGCGAATTTCACGATCTTCAACATTCTGCGGTTGCTTCTCGCGACGGTTGCGACGGTTGTCTTCGCGTTGCTCACGACCCTCATTATTGTCCGAACGGTTGTCACGGCGTTCGTTACGGTCATTACGATCGTTACGGTCACGGCGGTTGTTCTGACGTTTACGACGGTCCTGCTGACGTTCAGGTTTCGCTTCTTTCGGTGCTTCTTTCGGTTGCTCAGGCTGCTGGACTTCTTCGCCTGCAAACATCTTCTTCAGCGCACCGAAGAGGCGGCTCAGCAGACCCGGTTGTTCTGGCTGGGCTTTGACCGCAACGGCTTCTGGTTTTTGCGCAACCGGTTTGGTCACAGGTTTTTCCAGCGCCGTTTCTGGCGGAGCTTCAGGCATGATGAAGGTCGCTAAGGCTGGCTGCTCTGGCAGTTTGCGCTCGGCAGGTTCTTCATCGGAAGGCAGCGCCATCTCTTCTTCATGCAGCTTAGGCAGCAGATAGCTGAGCGTGCTGGTCTCTTCACCCTTACGGACACGCAGCACGTGGTAGTGCGGAGTTTCCATCTGATCGTTAGGTACGATGATGCAGCGAACATCGCCCTGGCGTGATTCAATTGCGCTGACGGCTGCACGTTTTTCGTTCAGCAGGTAGGACGCAATTGGCACGGGAACAATGGCATGAACCTCTTTGGTGTTCTCTTTCAGCGCTTCTTCTTCAATCAGACGCAGAATAGAGAGGGACAGAGATTCGTTATCACGAACGGTACCGGTACCGGAGCAGCGCGGACAGACGTGATGGCTGGATTCACCGAGTGAAGGGCTCAGACGCTGACGGGACATCTCCAGCAAGCCGAAGCGTGAGATATGGCTAATCTGGATACGAGCACGATCCTGACGTACCGCTTCGCGCAGACGGTTTTCAACCGCACGCTGGTGGCGCACCGGGGTCATGTCGATAAAGTCGATAACAATCAGACCACCCAGGTCACGCAGGCGGAGCTGGCGGGCGATTTCATCAGCGGCTTCAAGGTTGGTGTTGAAGGCGGTCTCTTCGATATCACCGCCGCGCGTAGCACGTGCGGAGTTGATGTCGATGGCGGTGAGCGCTTCGGTCGTATCAATAACGATAGAACCACCGGATGGCAGACGCACTTCACGCTGGAAAGCGGATTCAATCTGCGATTCGATCTGATAATGGCTGAACAGCGGGATTTCACCGGTGTACAGTTTGATTTTGCTGGTGAAATCCGGACGACCCAGCGCAGCAATGTGCTGGCGCGCCAGCTCAAGCACTTTCGGATTATCGATCAGAATCTCACCGATGTCCTGACGCAGGTAGTCACGGAAGGCACGCACAATCACGTTGCTTTCCTGGTGAATCAGGAACGGCGCTGCGCGGCTTTCTGCCGCTTTCTGGATTGCTTCCCAGTGCTTCAGACGGAAGCTTAAGTCCCACTGCAGCGCTTCGGCAGATTTGCCGACGCCTGCGGTACGCACGATAAGTCCCATACCGTCAGGCAGCTCAAGACTTGCCAGCGCTTCTTTCAGCTCGGTACGGTCATCACCTTCGATGCGGCGAGAGATACCACCGGCGCGCGGGTTGTTTGGCATCAGAACCAGGTAACTTCCCGCAAGACTGATAAAGGTGGTCAGTGCGGCACCTTTGTTGCCACGCTCTTCTTTATCAATCTGAACAATGACTTCCTGACCTTCACGCAACACATCTTTGATGTTTGGGCGGCCATGGGAGTTATAGTTTGCAGGGAAATATTCGCGGGCGATTTCTTTCAGAGGGAGGAAACCGTGACGCTCAGCACCGTAATCGACAAATGCAGCTTCAAGGCTTGGTTCAATGCGGGTGATTTTACCTTTGTAAATGTTCGCTTTTTTCTGTTCGTGTCCAGGACTTTCGATATCCAGATCGTACAGGCGCTGCCCATCCACAAGGGCGACACGCAACTCTTCTTGCTGAGTTGCGTTGATTAACATTCTTTTCATCGTAACTTACTCGTTATTCTTACATTGACGACAAAGCTGCGGGCAAGGTGACGCTTTCCGGGGTATGAACCGATGGCCTCGTGTCTATTCACGTCGCCAACCTCACGGTTGTCGCTCGCTTAAGAGGCGCAGAGTGTCGGTTGCCTGTATTTCATACGGAAACACAGCGCAATTATCAGGGGAATTGCCTGGGTAGAACTCTCCAGAGAACAATCCTTATACCGGGAAGTACTGCAACCCGCAGCCCGCTAACTGCCTGAAAGATCAATACGTCTTACGCCATTGCTGCGTGGATGATCGGTCAGACAAAATTGGTCATTCCGTCGAGATCCTTACTTAACCAGGATTTAACACGGAAAACGAGTTCATTATTCCACTGCTCGCCGGGTTATAGCAAGATGACTTTTACCAATTATCACCCGGTTACTCACAGTTTCTTCACTTCAAGGTGGTGATTGGTTTAATAACCACCAAATCGATTGCGTGAAACAGGGGACAGGCCGGATAAAAGTAAATATAAGCATAGAAAAATGAGTGGCGCTAATGGCTGACGATATTTAGAATCGCCAACCATGAAAACAGAGACTCCAGCCGTAAAAATGGTTGCCATCGCGGAAGACGACGCGGGGCAACGTATCGATAACTTTTTGCGTACCCAACTCAAAGGCGTGCCAAAGAGCATGATTTACCGCATCCTGCGCAAGGGTGAAGTGCGGGTTAACAAAAAACGCGTGAAGCCTGAGTACAAACTCGAAGCCGGTGATGAAGTGCGTATCCCGCCGGTCCGTGTTGCGGAACGCGAAGAAGAGGTCGTTTCACCCAGGTTGCAGAAAGTGGCCGCCCTGAGTGACGTTATCCTTTATGAGGATGATCATATCCTGGTGCTGAATAAACCGTCAGGTACCGCTGTCCATGGCGGGAGTGGTCTCAGCTTTGGCGTGATTGAAGGCCTGCGTGCGCTGCGCCCTGAAGCCCGTTTCCTTGAACTGGTTCACCGTCTCGATCGCGATACCTCCGGCGTGCTACTGGTCGCAAAAAAACGTTCTGCCCTGCGTTCCCTGCATGAGCAGCTGCGTGAAAAAGGGATGCAGAAGGATTATCTGGCGCTGGTTCGCGGCCACTGGCAGTCCCACGTTAAGGCGGTGCAGGCACCTTTGCTGAAGAATATTTTGCAAAGCGGTGAGCGCATTGTCCGTGTGAATCAGGAAGGGAAGCCGTCTGAGACGCGTTTCAAAGTGGAAGAGCGCTATGCGTTCGCCACGCTGGTGCGCTGCAGCCCGGTAACCGGCCGTACCCACCAGATCCGCGTACATACGCAGTATGCCGGTCATCCGATCGCATTTGATGACCGCTATGGCGACAGGGAGTTTGATAAGCAACTGGCGGGCACCGGGTTGTCACGCCTGTTCCTTCATGCGGCGGCACTGACGTTCACTCACCCGAATACCGGCGAAACAATCCGCATTGAAGCCCCCCTTGATGAGCAGTTAAAACGCTGCCTGAAGGTGCTGCGCGGCTGATTTGGCTGGCACTTACCGGCCTGAGGTCTCCCAGACCGGTAAGTGATGCATCACCCGTAACACTCACATCTTCAGCGGATTACACTCCTCGCGTCTGAGCATCTGGCACAATGCTATCAGCGGCAACCCGACCAGCGTGTTCGGGTCACGTCCGTCCAGCTTGTCGAACAGGGCAATCCCCAGACCTTCACTTTTGAAGCTTCCGGCGCAATTGAGCGGTCGCTCCCGACGCACATAGTCGGCGATTTCCTGCTCGCTAAGATGGCGAAAATGGACGTCGAAAGGTTCGCATTCGGTTTGCAGGTGACCCGAGGCGGAGTTGTAGAGTGCCAGACCCGTATAAAAGGTGACGATATTGCCCCGCGCTTGCATAAGCTGCTGGCAGGCATTCGCTTCAGTGTGCGGCTTTCCGGTGATAACACCGTCCAGCACACAAACCTGATCGGAGCCTATAATCAAATGCGAAGGGTAGCGTGCGGCAAGTGATTGCGCTTTCTCCTTCGCAAGACGGGTGACCAGGTGACGCGGTGATTCGCCCGGCTGCGGCGTCTCGTCAACTTCCGGCGCCGCGCATTCAAACGGGATCCCGAGCTTTTCCAGCAACATTCGGCGGTAGGGTGAGGTGGAGGCAAGAACGAGATTTGGCATATTTTTATCACCAGATATAGCGTATCGATGCCAGCCATTTTAAACTACAGGCCGCAATGTGTGCGAATAATTGGCAAAAGGCAGCTGTGGTTGCCTTTTTCTTTGACTATATGACGTTACAAAGTTAATATGCGCGCCCTATGCAAAAGGTAAAATTACCCCTGACTCTTGATCCGGTTCGCACGGCTCAAAAACGCCTCGATTACGAAGGTATTTATACTTCCGATCAGGCTGAGCGTGTCGCCGAATCCGTAGTCAGTGTGGACAGTGATGTAGAATGCTCCATGTCGTTCGCTATCGATAACCAGCGTCTCGCCGTTTTAACCGGCGATGCAAAGGTGACGGTAACCCTCGAATGTCAGCGTTGCGGGAAACCGTTTGTACAGCATGTTCACACAACGTATTGTTTCAGTCCGGTCCGTTCTGACGAACAGGCTGAAGCACTCCCGGAAGCGTATGAACCGATTGAAGTTAATGAATTCGGTGAAATCGATCTTCTGGCTCTGGTTGAAGATGAAATCATCCTCTCCTTGCCAGTCGTTCCGGTGCATGAATCTGAACACTGTGAAGTGTCCGAGGCGGACATGGTCTTTGGGGAACTGCCTGATGAAGCGCAAAAACCAAACCCATTTGCCGTATTAGCCAGCTTAAAGCGTAAGTAATTGAGGAGTAAGGTCCATGGCCGTACAACAGAATAAACCAACCCGTTCCAAACGTGGCATGCGTCGTTCCCATGACGCGCTGACTGCAGTTACCAGCCTGTCTGTAGACAAGACTTCTGGTGAGAAACACCTGCGTCACCACATCACCGCTGACGGTTTCTACCGCGGCCGCAAGGTTATCACTAAGTAATCACGCGTCAGCGTGATTAGGCTTAGTGAGGATTTCCCCGTGCAAACGGGGAATTTACCGAACCAGGCTGTGACGATACCTTGACACGTCTAACCCTGGCGTTAGATGTCATGGGAGGGGATTTTGGCCCTTCCGTGACAGTGCCTGCAGCTTTGCAGGCACTGAATTCTAATTCGCAACTTACACTTCTTTTAGTCGGCAATCCCGACACAATCACGCCATTACTTGCAAAAGCTGACTTCGAACAACGTTCGCGTCTGCAGATTATTCCTGCGCAGTCAGTTATTGCCAGTGATGCACGTCCATCGCAGGCGATTCGCAATAGCCGGGGCAGTTCTATGCGAATGGCGCTGGAGCTGGTGAAGGAAGGACGCGCGGAGGCTTGCGTCAGTGCGGGAAATACCGGCGCGCTGATGGGGCTATCGAAATTGTTGCTCAAACCTATTGAAGGTATTGAGCGTCCGGCGCTGGTGACGGTATTACCGCATCAGCAGAAGGGCAAGACCGTGGTGCTCGATTTGGGTGCTAACGTCGATTGTGATAGTACAATGCTGGCTCAGTTTGCCGTGATGGGGTCGGTGCTGGCAGAAGAAGTGGTCGGGATAAACAATCCCCGTGTTGCGTTATTGAACATCGGTGAAGAAGAGACCAAAGGCCTGGACAGTATTCGCGAAGCTGCCGAATTGCTCAAACAGGTTCCCTCCATCAACTATATTGGTTATCTCGAAGCCAATGAGTTGCTGACGGGGAAAACGGATGTTCTGGTGTGTGATGGCTTCACCGGGAACGTAACGTTGAAGACCATGGAAGGGGTCGTGCGAATGTTTCTCTCACTGCTTAAATCGCAGGGAGAAGGAAAAAAAAGCGCCTGGTGGTTGATTTTATTAAAGCGTTGGTTACAAAAAAGCCTGACGCGGCGATTCAGTCACCTCAACCCCGACCAGTATAATGGCGCCTGTCTGTTAGGATTGCGCGGCATTGTGATTAAGAGTCATGGTGCCGCCAATCAGCGAGCATTTACTGTCGCCATTGAACAGGCAGTGCAGGCGGTGCAGCGACAAGTCCCTCAGCGGATTGCCGCTCGCCTGGAATCTGTATTAGCTAAAAGTGACTGAGCGTACATGTATACGAAGATTTTAGGTACCGGCAGCTACCTGCCAAAACACGTGCGTACCAACGCCGATCTTGAAAAAATGGTAGATACGTCTGATGAGTGGATTGTCACGCGCACAGGTATCCGTGAACGTCGTATTGCCGCGCCAGACGAAACCGTTTCGACCATGGGTTACGAAGCCGCGCAGCGTGCTATCGAAATGGCGGGCATTGATAAAGATCAGATTGGCTTGATCGTGGTTGCCACGACCTCTGCCACGCATGCCTTCCCAAGCGCAGCGTGCCAGGTGCAAAACATGCTCGGCATTAAAGGCTGCCCGGCATTTGACGTTGCCGCAGCGTGCGCAGGGTTCACCTATGCGCTGAGCGTTGCCGATCAGTATGTTAAATCCGGTGCCGTGAAATATGCGCTGGTCATCGGTGCTGACGTGCTGGCACGTACCTGCGATCCAACCGATCGTGGGACGATCATTATTTTTGGTGATGGTGCGGGCGCGGTACTGCTCGGTCAGTCCGAAGAGCCGGGAATCATCTCTACGCATCTGCATGCCGATGGCAGCTATGGCGAATTATTGACCCTGCCTAACGCCGATCGCGTTAATCCGGATAACGCTATTTACCTGACGATGGCCGGTAATGAGGTGTTCAAGGTGGCGGTGACTGAGCTTGCGCACATTGTCGATGAAACGCTGGAAGCGAATAACCTTGACCGCTCCGCACTCGACTGGCTGGTGCCGCATCAGGCGAACCTGCGCATCATCAGCGCGACCGCTAAAAAGCTGGGCATGTCGATGGATAACGTTGTGGTGACGCTGGATCGTCACGGCAATACCTCTGCGGCGTCAGTACCGTGCGCATTTGATGAAGCTGTACGTGACGGACGAATCAAACGGGGCCAGTTGGTCTTGCTTGAAGCCTTTGGTGGCGGGTTCACCTGGGGTTCCGCGCTGGTTCGTTTCTAGTATAAGGATTAAATAATGACGCAATTTGCTTTTGTGTTCCCGGGCCAGGGTTCTCAGGCCGTTGGGATGTTGTCTGAAATGGCAGCAAAGTATCCGGTTATCGAAGAGACTTTCCGTGAAGCTTCCGCTGCGCTGGGTTATGATTTGTGGGCGCTGACCCAACAGGGACCGGCCGAAGAGCTGAACAAAACCTGGCAGACTCAGCCAGCGCTGTTGACGGCGTCCGTTGCGCTGTGGCGTGTCTGGCAGCAGCAGGGCGGTAAAGCGCCAGCGCTGCTCGCGGGCCATAGCCTGGGTGAATACTCTGCGCTGGTGTGTGCCGGTGTTATCGCGTTTGCTGACGCGGTGCGTCTGGTTGAACTGCGCGGTAAGTTCATGCAGGAAGCAGTACCTGAAGGCACCGGTGGCATGTCTGCTATCATCGGCCTCGATGACGCTGCGATTGCAAAAGCGTGTGAAGAATCCGCTGAAGGTCAGGTGGTGTCTCCCGTTAACTTCAACTCGCCAGGCCAGGTGGTTATCGCCGGTCATAAAGACGCGGTTGAACGTGCTGGTGCAGCCTGTAAAGCTGCAGGTGCGAAACGCGCTCTGCCGCTGCCCGTCAGCGTACCGTCCCACTGCGCACTGATGAAACCTGCTGCCGATAAACTGGCCGTTGAGCTTGAAAAAATTACTTTTAACACACCGACAATCTCCGTTGTGAACAACGTCGATGTGAAATGCGAAACCTCGCCGGACGCTATCCGTGATGCGCTGGTTCGCCAGCTCTACAGCCCGGTACAGTGGACCAAAACCGTTGAGTTTATGGCCTCTCAGGGCGTTGAGCATCTGTATGAAGTCGGCCCAGGTAAAGTCCTCACCGGTCTGACAAAACGTATTGTTGACACCCTGACTGCTTCGGCAATTAACGAGCCGGACGCGATGTCAGCGGCACTCTCGCAATAAAAGAGGAATACCATGAGTTTTGAAGGAAAAATTGCCCTGGTCACTGGCGCAAGCCGCGGTATCGGGCGTGCAATTGCTGAAACACTGGTTGCGCGCGGCGCGAAAGTGATTGGTACAGCAACCAGCGAGAATGGCGCTAAGGCCATCAGCGAGTATCTGGGTGCGAACGGTAAAGGTCTGGTTCTGAATGTGACCGAACCTGCATCTATCGAATCTGTTCTGGAAAATATTCGCGCAGAATTTGGCGAAGTGGATATTCTGGTAAATAATGCCGGGATCACTCGTGATAACCTGTTAATGCGAATGAAAGACGACGAGTGGAACGATATCATCGAAACCAACCTGTCATCTGTATTCCGTCTGTCAAAAGCGGTAATGCGCGCTATGATGAAAAAGCGTCATGGTCGTATTATCACTGTCGGTTCTGTGGTTGGTACCATGGGAAATGCTGGTCAGGCTAACTACGCTGCGGCGAAAGCAGGTCTGATCGGTTTCAGTAAGTCGCTGGCACGTGAAGTTGCGTCCCGCGGTATTACTGTAAACGTTGTTGCTCCGGGCTTTATTGAAACGGACATGACGCGTGCGCTAACTGATGAGCAGCGTGCGGGTACGCTGGCAGCTGTTCCAGCGGGCCGCTTAGGCGACCCTAAAGAAATTGCCAGCGCGGTTGCATTTTTAGCCTCTGACGAAGCGGGTTACATCACTGGTGAGACCCTCCACGTCAACGGCGGGATGTACATGGTTTAATCACGATGAAAAATATTTGCGTTATTAGGGCGAATGGCCTCAAAATAACGTAAAATCGTGGTAAGAACTGCCGGGATTTAGTTGCAAATTTTTCAACATTTTATACACTACGAAAACCATCGCGAAAGCGAGTTTTGATAGGAAATTTAAGAGTATGAGCACTATCGAAGAACGCGTTAAGAAAATTATCGGCGAACAGCTGGGCGTTAAGCAGGAAGAAGTTGTGAACTCCGCTTCCTTCGTTGAAGACCTGGGCGCAGATTCTCTTGACACCGTTGAGCTGGTAATGGCTCTGGAAGAAGAGTTTGATACTGAGATTCCGGACGAAGAAGCTGAGAAGATCACCACCGTTCAGGCTGCCATTGATTACATCAACGGTCACCAGGCGTAAGTGAACATCTCCAGGCGGTCATTCGACCGCCTGAGTTTTATCTTTTTTGTCCCACGAATCCCTTTTTTATCCCTCCCTGGAGGACAAACGTGTCTAAGCGTCGTGTAGTTGTGACCGGACTTGGCATGTTGTCTCCTGTCGGCAATACCGTAGAGTCCACCTGGAAAGCTCTCCTTGCCGGTCAGAGCGGCATCAGCCTAATCGACCATTTCGATACTAGCGCCTATGCAACGAAATTTGCTGGCTTAGTAAAGGATTTTAACTGTGAAGAGATCATCTCGCGCAAAGAACAGCGCAAGATGGATGCCTTCATTCAATATGGCATTGTCGCTGGCGTTCAGGCCATGCAGGATTCTGGCCTTGAAATTACGGAAGAGAACGCAACCCGTATCGGTGCCGCTATCGGTTCCGGGATTGGCGGTCTGGGTCTGATCGAGGAAAACCATACATCTCTGATGAATGGCGGCCCGCGTAAAATCAGCCCGTTCTTCGTTCCGTCCACGATTGTTAATATGGTGGCAGGTCATCTGACCATCATGTTCGGCCTGCGTGGGCCAAGCATTTCTATCGCTACCGCATGTACCTCTGGCGTGCATAACATCGGCCAGGCCGCGCGCATGATTGCGTACGGCGATGCAGATGCTATGGTTGCGGGCGGTGCGGAAAAAGCCAGTACTCCGCTGGGAGTGGGTGGCTTTGGTGCAGCGCGTGCGCTGTCTACCCGCAACGATAACCCGCAGGCAGCAAGCCGTCCGTGGGACAAAGACCGTGACGGTTTCGTGCTGGGTGACGGTGCGGGTATGATCGTACTTGAAGAGTACGAACATGCTAAAAAACGTGGCGCGAAGATTTATGCTGAAGTTGTCGGCTTCGGGATGAGCAGCGATGCATACCACATGACGTCACCACCAGAAAATGGTGCGGGCGCCGCGCAGGCAATGGCCAACGCGATTCGCGACGCGGGTCTTACCCCGGAGCACATTGGTTACGTTAACGCGCACGGTACTTCTACGCCTGCAGGCGATAAAGCAGAAGCTCAGGCTGTTAAGTCTATCTTCGGCGAATACGCCAGCCGCGTGCTGGTGAGCTCCACGAAATCCATGACCGGTCACCTGTTGGGTGCGGCGGGTGCAGTAGAGTCTATCTACTCTATCCTTGCGCTGCGCGATCAGGCTGTTCCGCCAACCATCAACCTGGATAATCCGGATGAAGGTTGTGACCTGGACTTCGTTCCTCACGAAGCGCGTCAGGTAAGTGGTATGGAGTACACCCTGTGTAACTCCTTCGGCTTTGGTGGTACTAACGGTTCACTGATCTTCAAAAAGATCTGAGCCTGACTGCATCATGGCGATTAAAAAAGGTCCGCTTGTCGGGCCTTTTTTATTAAGCCTAATCTTCTTGTCGGCTGCATGGCATCCTGCCAGACTAAATGCCCACGCATAAGGAGCCACCATGTTTTTAATCAATGGCCTTGAGCAAAACACGCTGCCTGCTGGTGACAGGGCAACTCAGTTTGGTGATGGCTGCTTTACGACAGCGCGCATTCTCGACGGCAATGTCTGCCTGCTCGAGGCGCACCTTCGTCGTCTTCAGCAGGGTTGTGAAGCCTTGATGATCCCCTTCACGCACTGGGACACATTGCGTCAGGAGATGTGCCAGCTGGCGGCCGGGAAGCAAAGCGGTGTTTTGAAGGTGATCATCAGCCGCGGCAGCGGTGGCCGGGGATACAGCGGTACAGCTTGCCAGCACCCAACGCGGATCCTTTCGGTGTCTGCCTGTCCTGCTCATTATCTGCGCTGGCGTGAAGAGGGCGTTACGCTAACGCTCAGCCCGGTACGTCTGGGGCGAAACCCTATGCTTGCCGGTATAAAACACCTCAACCGCCTTGAACAGGTACTGATTCGCACTCATCTTGAACAGACGGACGCTGATGAGGCGCTGGTTCTTGACAGCGAAGGGTTTATTACGGAATGCTGTGCGGCTAATTTACTCTGGCGGCAGGGGAGCGATGTTTATACGCCGTCGCTCGAGCAGGCCGGCGTCAACGGGATTATGCTTCAGTTTTGTTTGCAGCAGCTGGCACACTCTGGCTTTCGCGTTGTCGAAGTGAGCGCGAGAGAAGAGGCGCTGCACCAGGCTGAAGAAATTATCATCTGTAATGCGCTGATGCCGGTTGTACCCGTCCGCGCGTATGGTCAATACAGCTTGTCCTCGCGCGAGCTGTTTCAGTTTTTAGCCCCGATATGTGAGCAAACCCGATAGTCATGAAGAAAATGTTGCGCTTTGTCCTCCTCCTTATCGTTGCGCTGGGTGTTGCCGGCGGAGCGGGAGTGTGGAAAGTTCGTCAGCTGGCGAACAGTAAGATCCTGATTAAAGACGAGACGATTTTTACCCTGAAAGCGGGGACGGGCCGCCTGGCGCTTGGCGAACAGCTTTATGGCGACAAGATCATTAACCGTCCGCGCGTGTTTCAGTGGCTGTTACGTATCGAGCCTGAACTGTCTCATTTCAAAGCCGGTACCTATCGCTTTACGCCGGGGATGACCGTCAAAGAGATGCTTCAGCTGCTGGAAAGCGGTAAAGAAGCGCAGTTCCCGCTGCGTTTTGTTGAGGGGATGCGCCTGAGCGATTATCTCGAGCAGCTGCGCGATGCTCCGTACATTAAGCATACCCTGAAAGATGACCGCTATCAGACGGTGGCCGAGGTACTGAAATTTGAACACCCTGAGTGGGTGGAAGGCTGGTTCTGGCCAGACACCTGGATGTACACCGCAGGCACGACCGATGTGGCTATCCTCAAGCGGGCGCATAAAAAGATGGTTGCAGCCGTCGATTCCGCCTGGGAAGGGCGCATGGACGGTCTGCCATACAGAGATCAAAACCAGTTTGTCACGATGGCCTCAATTATTGAGAAAGAGACGGCCGTCGCCGCCGAACGCGATCAGGTGGCATCGGTCTTCATTAACCGCCTGCGTATCGGCATGCGTCTGCAAACGGACCCCACCGTCATCTACGGAATGGGCGAGAGTTATACCGGTAAGATTTCAAGAAAAGATCTGGAGACGCCAACGGCGTATAATACCTACGTGATTAGCGGTCTGCCGCCGGGCCCGATTGCCACGCCGAGCGAGGCTTCCCTACGTGCGGCTGCGCATCCTGCTAAAACACCGTATCTCTATTTTGTGGCTGATGGAAAAGGGGGGCATACCTTTAACACCAACCTTGCCAGCCATAATCGCTCCGTTCAGGACTATCTGAAGGCACTTAAGGAAAAAAATGCGCAGTAAATACATTGTCATTGAGGGACTCGAAGGGGCGGGCAAAACCACGGCCCGCAACGTGGTGGTGGATACGCTCAAATCGCTTGGCGTTGCGGACATGGTATTTACCCGCGAGCCTGGCGGTACGCAACTGGCCGAAAAGCTGCGAAGCCTGGTGCTGGATATCAAATCCGTAGGTGACGAGGTCATCACAGATAAAGCCGAAGTATTGATGTTCTACGCGGCGCGCGTGCAACTGGTGGA from Enterobacter ludwigii includes the following:
- a CDS encoding beta-ketoacyl-ACP synthase III, which translates into the protein MYTKILGTGSYLPKHVRTNADLEKMVDTSDEWIVTRTGIRERRIAAPDETVSTMGYEAAQRAIEMAGIDKDQIGLIVVATTSATHAFPSAACQVQNMLGIKGCPAFDVAAACAGFTYALSVADQYVKSGAVKYALVIGADVLARTCDPTDRGTIIIFGDGAGAVLLGQSEEPGIISTHLHADGSYGELLTLPNADRVNPDNAIYLTMAGNEVFKVAVTELAHIVDETLEANNLDRSALDWLVPHQANLRIISATAKKLGMSMDNVVVTLDRHGNTSAASVPCAFDEAVRDGRIKRGQLVLLEAFGGGFTWGSALVRF
- the acpP gene encoding acyl carrier protein, producing MSTIEERVKKIIGEQLGVKQEEVVNSASFVEDLGADSLDTVELVMALEEEFDTEIPDEEAEKITTVQAAIDYINGHQA
- the fabF gene encoding beta-ketoacyl-ACP synthase II — encoded protein: MSKRRVVVTGLGMLSPVGNTVESTWKALLAGQSGISLIDHFDTSAYATKFAGLVKDFNCEEIISRKEQRKMDAFIQYGIVAGVQAMQDSGLEITEENATRIGAAIGSGIGGLGLIEENHTSLMNGGPRKISPFFVPSTIVNMVAGHLTIMFGLRGPSISIATACTSGVHNIGQAARMIAYGDADAMVAGGAEKASTPLGVGGFGAARALSTRNDNPQAASRPWDKDRDGFVLGDGAGMIVLEEYEHAKKRGAKIYAEVVGFGMSSDAYHMTSPPENGAGAAQAMANAIRDAGLTPEHIGYVNAHGTSTPAGDKAEAQAVKSIFGEYASRVLVSSTKSMTGHLLGAAGAVESIYSILALRDQAVPPTINLDNPDEGCDLDFVPHEARQVSGMEYTLCNSFGFGGTNGSLIFKKI
- the yceG gene encoding cell division protein YceG, with the translated sequence MKKMLRFVLLLIVALGVAGGAGVWKVRQLANSKILIKDETIFTLKAGTGRLALGEQLYGDKIINRPRVFQWLLRIEPELSHFKAGTYRFTPGMTVKEMLQLLESGKEAQFPLRFVEGMRLSDYLEQLRDAPYIKHTLKDDRYQTVAEVLKFEHPEWVEGWFWPDTWMYTAGTTDVAILKRAHKKMVAAVDSAWEGRMDGLPYRDQNQFVTMASIIEKETAVAAERDQVASVFINRLRIGMRLQTDPTVIYGMGESYTGKISRKDLETPTAYNTYVISGLPPGPIATPSEASLRAAAHPAKTPYLYFVADGKGGHTFNTNLASHNRSVQDYLKALKEKNAQ
- the fabD gene encoding ACP S-malonyltransferase, which translates into the protein MTQFAFVFPGQGSQAVGMLSEMAAKYPVIEETFREASAALGYDLWALTQQGPAEELNKTWQTQPALLTASVALWRVWQQQGGKAPALLAGHSLGEYSALVCAGVIAFADAVRLVELRGKFMQEAVPEGTGGMSAIIGLDDAAIAKACEESAEGQVVSPVNFNSPGQVVIAGHKDAVERAGAACKAAGAKRALPLPVSVPSHCALMKPAADKLAVELEKITFNTPTISVVNNVDVKCETSPDAIRDALVRQLYSPVQWTKTVEFMASQGVEHLYEVGPGKVLTGLTKRIVDTLTASAINEPDAMSAALSQ
- the pabC gene encoding aminodeoxychorismate lyase, with amino-acid sequence MFLINGLEQNTLPAGDRATQFGDGCFTTARILDGNVCLLEAHLRRLQQGCEALMIPFTHWDTLRQEMCQLAAGKQSGVLKVIISRGSGGRGYSGTACQHPTRILSVSACPAHYLRWREEGVTLTLSPVRLGRNPMLAGIKHLNRLEQVLIRTHLEQTDADEALVLDSEGFITECCAANLLWRQGSDVYTPSLEQAGVNGIMLQFCLQQLAHSGFRVVEVSAREEALHQAEEIIICNALMPVVPVRAYGQYSLSSRELFQFLAPICEQTR
- the fabG gene encoding 3-oxoacyl-ACP reductase FabG, with amino-acid sequence MSFEGKIALVTGASRGIGRAIAETLVARGAKVIGTATSENGAKAISEYLGANGKGLVLNVTEPASIESVLENIRAEFGEVDILVNNAGITRDNLLMRMKDDEWNDIIETNLSSVFRLSKAVMRAMMKKRHGRIITVGSVVGTMGNAGQANYAAAKAGLIGFSKSLAREVASRGITVNVVAPGFIETDMTRALTDEQRAGTLAAVPAGRLGDPKEIASAVAFLASDEAGYITGETLHVNGGMYMV